A stretch of Desulfovermiculus halophilus DSM 18834 DNA encodes these proteins:
- a CDS encoding type II toxin-antitoxin system RelE/ParE family toxin: MWRVHTLNETVDREFEQLPPEMQARFLWTADLIQQYGLPNVGMPYVRHVHGDIWEIRISGKNKIGRGLYVALKGQRVVVLRFFIKKAQRTPQKEIRTAQQRMGLIDYDQLG, encoded by the coding sequence ATGTGGAGAGTACATACCCTGAACGAGACAGTTGACCGGGAGTTCGAGCAGTTGCCACCTGAGATGCAGGCCCGGTTTCTTTGGACCGCTGATCTTATCCAGCAGTATGGACTCCCTAATGTCGGAATGCCTTATGTCCGGCATGTCCATGGTGACATTTGGGAGATTCGGATTTCAGGAAAGAACAAGATAGGGCGTGGTCTATACGTAGCACTAAAGGGGCAGCGGGTGGTTGTTTTGCGATTTTTTATCAAAAAGGCCCAAAGGACTCCCCAAAAAGAAATCAGAACAGCTCAGCAAAGAATGGGGTTGATAGATTATGACCAGCTTGGATGA
- a CDS encoding sulfite exporter TauE/SafE family protein, translating to MNRWYLAPGSILAFVVLALVLGAVQPATAAVQAQLESTSLEVGDRVTVSGQIEPGQDLYIAVASKNMFAPEDAKGVNEIKSFRSAVESHPFDMNTRVPHLFYILTNTPQEFGTITKKRFGGPSFANGIYSTTMFNLADYSDLSAEAKSVLGPITNKAKWSFFRYNHENAYGINTVTKERTQVGKVTIFSRSVLTDHEKSGNYWDEGTKVDLNKETGKFTASFESFRHSPPDTEFNVYVNGQEIGTYTLAGKGFWLDLGGRYMNPIWIIIGAIIIGAFVSLIGASGGMLMAAYQVMVVNTMGPVGINAANVLRPSNVALTLFSPLGSFYRYAVKERRVAWPVGFSFGIGILIGSIWLGKYVTAYLPMSSYKEWLAVLVVIMGIRTVYEMTPRVMEKRKNIKAMTQKFNEEVAKAKAEGRAAKMGSIEPVKSGLTNYQFKFWGEEFKINPLLFGVIGLVIGIVARCFGIGGGFLLVPIMTMFGGLPMYVAVPVGLLGTCFSSIGAFIGYLANGYLPDLWIAIAIIIGGFAGGVIGSRMQSLFTEKQLKWMLAIVLFFLFFRFFKIEIWI from the coding sequence ATGAACAGATGGTATTTGGCACCTGGTTCGATTCTGGCGTTTGTTGTCCTTGCTCTGGTCTTGGGTGCGGTTCAACCCGCTACTGCTGCTGTCCAGGCTCAATTGGAGTCTACCTCCCTGGAAGTTGGAGACAGAGTCACTGTATCCGGGCAGATAGAGCCTGGCCAGGATCTGTATATCGCTGTAGCTTCGAAAAACATGTTTGCTCCTGAGGATGCAAAAGGGGTCAATGAAATCAAGTCGTTTCGAAGCGCGGTGGAGAGTCACCCCTTTGATATGAACACCCGGGTCCCCCATTTGTTCTATATTTTGACCAATACCCCGCAAGAATTCGGAACCATTACCAAAAAGCGTTTCGGCGGCCCGTCATTCGCCAACGGCATCTACAGTACGACAATGTTTAACCTCGCAGACTACAGCGATTTGTCCGCAGAGGCCAAATCGGTCCTCGGGCCGATCACCAACAAGGCTAAGTGGAGCTTCTTCCGCTACAATCACGAGAATGCATACGGCATCAATACAGTGACCAAAGAGCGGACGCAGGTGGGAAAGGTGACGATTTTTTCCCGCAGCGTGCTCACAGACCATGAAAAGTCCGGGAATTACTGGGATGAAGGGACCAAGGTTGATCTGAACAAAGAAACCGGCAAGTTCACCGCTTCCTTTGAAAGCTTTCGCCATTCACCTCCGGATACAGAGTTCAATGTGTATGTCAACGGCCAGGAAATCGGGACATACACTCTAGCCGGCAAAGGATTCTGGCTCGATCTCGGCGGTCGGTATATGAACCCGATTTGGATTATCATCGGGGCGATCATTATTGGGGCATTTGTCTCTTTGATCGGAGCCTCCGGAGGGATGCTCATGGCCGCCTACCAGGTCATGGTGGTCAATACCATGGGACCGGTGGGGATAAATGCGGCAAACGTCCTCCGGCCGTCGAACGTAGCCCTGACCCTGTTTTCTCCTTTGGGCTCATTTTACCGCTATGCAGTCAAAGAACGGCGTGTGGCCTGGCCGGTTGGATTTTCCTTTGGCATCGGGATTCTTATCGGTTCCATCTGGCTGGGCAAGTATGTAACCGCCTATCTGCCCATGTCCAGCTACAAGGAATGGCTGGCTGTTCTGGTGGTGATCATGGGTATCCGCACTGTGTATGAAATGACGCCCAGGGTTATGGAAAAGCGAAAGAACATCAAGGCCATGACCCAGAAGTTCAATGAAGAGGTGGCCAAGGCAAAGGCCGAGGGCCGGGCTGCCAAGATGGGCTCCATTGAACCGGTTAAATCAGGACTGACCAACTACCAGTTCAAGTTCTGGGGCGAGGAGTTCAAGATCAACCCTCTGCTGTTCGGAGTTATCGGTCTGGTGATCGGGATTGTGGCCCGCTGTTTCGGGATTGGCGGCGGCTTTCTCCTGGTGCCTATCATGACCATGTTCGGGGGCCTGCCCATGTATGTTGCGGTCCCTGTCGGTCTGCTCGGGACATGCTTTTCCAGTATCGGGGCCTTTATCGGCTACTTAGCCAACGGCTATCTGCCGGACCTGTGGATTGCCATCGCCATCATCATCGGCGGATTTGCCGGTGGTGTTATCGGAAGCAGGATGCAGAGCCTATTCACAGAAAAACAGTTGAAGTGGATGCTGGCCATCGTGCTTTTCTTCCTCTTTTTCCGATTTTTCAAGATTGAAATCTGGATCTAA